One window of the Terriglobia bacterium genome contains the following:
- a CDS encoding cation:proton antiporter, which produces MHVLLALVVIIISARVLGAIFQRFHQPQVIGEMIAGIMLGPSLLGRIAPGAAGHLLPNAVAPYLSVLAQIGVILYMFLVGVELDTNLLRSRSHASVAISHASIIAPFLLGGVLALWLYPRLATQDVPFTVFALFIGVAMSITAFPVLARILTDWGMHQTRMGTIALGCAAVDDVTAWCLFAFVVSVAHAKSGQVLVTLALTGAFIASVLLVVRPAAQWFIRRQEQKRLSTTKDTVVVVCAALLLAALATDRIGIHALFGAFLIGTTIPHDSQLAHDIVRKFEDLVVVLFVPVFFAFTGMRTQIGLVHGWGEWTMCGVIIAVASLGKFGGAFFASRLTGLDWRESTALGILMNTRGLMELIVLNVGLDLGVISPTLFGMLVIMAVVTTLATTPILHAVTPVRELELVERSETIPA; this is translated from the coding sequence ATGCACGTCTTACTGGCGCTCGTCGTGATCATTATCTCGGCTCGCGTCCTGGGTGCAATCTTCCAGAGATTCCATCAACCACAGGTGATAGGCGAAATGATTGCGGGCATCATGCTGGGACCTTCCCTGCTGGGCCGGATTGCCCCGGGAGCTGCCGGCCACCTGCTGCCGAATGCAGTGGCACCGTATTTGTCAGTTTTGGCGCAAATTGGGGTCATTTTGTACATGTTCCTGGTGGGCGTGGAACTGGACACAAACCTGTTGCGTAGCCGCAGCCATGCATCAGTCGCGATCTCACATGCCAGCATCATTGCCCCCTTCCTACTCGGAGGCGTGCTCGCGCTGTGGCTGTATCCACGGCTCGCAACGCAGGATGTCCCGTTTACCGTCTTCGCTTTGTTCATTGGCGTCGCAATGTCGATCACGGCGTTCCCTGTCCTAGCCAGAATTCTCACGGACTGGGGGATGCACCAGACGCGAATGGGCACAATTGCGCTGGGCTGCGCAGCGGTGGACGATGTGACAGCATGGTGCCTGTTTGCCTTTGTTGTCAGCGTGGCACATGCAAAGTCAGGACAGGTGCTGGTAACGCTGGCGTTGACGGGCGCATTTATTGCCTCGGTTCTGTTGGTGGTACGACCAGCCGCACAATGGTTCATTCGCCGCCAGGAACAGAAGCGTTTGAGCACGACGAAGGACACCGTTGTAGTGGTTTGTGCAGCATTGCTGCTGGCTGCGCTCGCGACAGACCGCATCGGCATTCACGCACTGTTCGGAGCCTTCCTCATCGGAACGACCATCCCGCACGATTCACAACTGGCGCACGACATTGTTCGCAAGTTCGAGGACCTCGTGGTAGTGCTTTTCGTTCCTGTCTTTTTCGCCTTTACCGGCATGAGAACCCAGATCGGGCTGGTGCATGGGTGGGGTGAATGGACGATGTGCGGAGTGATTATCGCGGTGGCGTCGCTCGGCAAGTTCGGCGGCGCTTTCTTTGCATCGCGATTGACGGGGCTGGACTGGCGTGAGTCGACGGCGTTGGGAATCCTGATGAACACCCGCGGTCTGATGGAGCTGATTGTCCTTAACGTCGGATTGGATCTGGGAGTCATTTCCCCAACCCTATTCGGTATGCTTGTAATAATGGCAGTGGTGACTACGCTGGCAACAACGCCGATTCTTCACGCCGTGACTCCGGTACGCGAACTGGAACTCGTCGAGAGGAGCGAGACTATCCCAGCCTGA
- the mtnA gene encoding S-methyl-5-thioribose-1-phosphate isomerase: protein MVNTLEWTDAGVRFIDQTKLPTEEVYVTCATYQEVADAIRTMVVRGAPAIGVAAAMGIALGVKGIKAENIADVRNQFGYICRVIGETRPTAVNLFWAIRRMQRRFEELSGKPLAEIRQRMIDEARLMHQEDIEINRAMGRNGAVLLPAEGSILTHCNAGALATAGYGTALGVIRAAVESGKKLHVFADETRPFLQGSRLTAWELMKDGIPTTVISDNMAGHIMSQGKIQAVIVGADRIAANGDTANKIGTYSVAILAKEHGIPFYVAAPFSTVDLETPDGSKIPIEERNAREVTHVGEKQIAPTGIDVRNPAFDVTPAKYIAAIITERGVANAPYTESLKALEQAETAKV from the coding sequence ATGGTAAACACGCTGGAATGGACCGATGCCGGAGTGCGCTTCATCGACCAGACGAAGCTGCCGACGGAAGAAGTGTATGTGACGTGCGCCACGTACCAGGAAGTGGCGGACGCGATACGGACGATGGTGGTTCGCGGCGCGCCGGCGATCGGCGTGGCGGCGGCGATGGGGATTGCGCTGGGCGTGAAAGGGATCAAGGCCGAGAATATTGCCGATGTGCGTAACCAGTTTGGGTACATCTGCCGTGTGATTGGCGAGACGAGACCGACGGCAGTGAACCTGTTCTGGGCCATTCGGCGGATGCAGAGGCGGTTCGAGGAGCTGTCGGGCAAGCCGCTGGCGGAGATTCGGCAGAGGATGATTGACGAAGCACGGTTGATGCACCAGGAGGACATCGAGATCAATCGCGCGATGGGCCGCAATGGTGCAGTGCTGCTGCCGGCCGAAGGATCGATACTTACGCACTGCAACGCGGGCGCGCTGGCGACCGCAGGATATGGGACCGCGCTGGGAGTGATTCGCGCGGCGGTGGAGAGCGGGAAGAAGCTGCACGTTTTCGCCGATGAGACTCGGCCGTTCCTGCAGGGTTCGCGGCTGACGGCCTGGGAACTAATGAAAGACGGAATTCCGACGACGGTGATCTCCGACAACATGGCCGGACACATCATGTCGCAGGGAAAGATCCAGGCGGTAATTGTCGGCGCGGATCGAATCGCCGCTAATGGAGATACGGCGAACAAGATTGGCACGTACTCGGTGGCGATATTGGCTAAAGAGCATGGAATTCCCTTCTATGTTGCGGCGCCGTTCTCGACCGTAGATCTGGAGACGCCGGATGGGAGCAAGATTCCGATCGAAGAGCGTAATGCGCGTGAGGTCACGCATGTTGGAGAGAAGCAGATTGCGCCTACGGGAATCGACGTGCGGAACCCGGCGTTCGATGTGACTCCAGCGAAGTACATTGCGGCCATCATTACGGAGCGCGGCGTGGCGAACGCTCCGTACACGGAGTCGTTGAAGGCGCTGGAGCAGGCGGAGACGGCGAAAGTGTAG
- a CDS encoding DUF1634 domain-containing protein, translated as MEQQSTISVRRESRLSADAQRRMDVLLGYVLLVGVGVSMALIVVGLLWHFVRSGNLILDHQLAGMNLFQFLTEEIHVALREHIRPRTLVDFGVVVLMFTPYLRVLASMIYFMAVQKNWKYSVFTAIVLGVLTFSLFLR; from the coding sequence GTGGAACAGCAATCGACCATCAGCGTGCGTCGCGAGTCTCGGCTTTCGGCGGATGCTCAACGAAGAATGGATGTGCTGCTGGGCTACGTCCTGCTGGTTGGTGTCGGCGTTAGCATGGCCTTAATCGTCGTCGGACTGCTTTGGCATTTTGTCCGAAGCGGCAATCTCATACTTGACCACCAGTTGGCCGGAATGAATCTCTTTCAGTTCCTGACAGAAGAAATTCACGTCGCGCTGCGTGAGCACATTCGACCGCGAACCCTGGTGGATTTCGGGGTCGTTGTATTGATGTTCACGCCGTATCTCCGTGTTCTCGCCTCGATGATTTATTTCATGGCGGTCCAGAAGAACTGGAAGTACTCCGTTTTCACCGCCATCGTTCTCGGTGTGCTCACGTTCAGCCTCTTTCTCCGCTGA
- a CDS encoding winged helix-turn-helix domain-containing protein, whose amino-acid sequence MAEPAVPVSNPIQFGVYTVDVRAGEISKHGTRIRLQDRPFRILLILLSQPGQLVTRDELRQQLWPDGTFVDFDRGISSAMNKLRSALGDTAANPKFIETVGRRGYRFTYPVTRLDTEQQPAPPSQGPPVSPLAAPSKRKWLRATVVSVLIVAAIAAAYFVSDRTSAAPIRSIAVLPLKNLSSSADEEFFSEGLSDELSTKLASLPGLRVISRDSVMQYKGSEKSLPEIAKELHVDGLVQGSVLRFGDKVRITVQLVQASTGRYLWAASYEREQRDVIELQNEVTRQIADNVRLNLNPADRERLTTAQTVDPQAHDDYLRGLAYLKKRTTPDMSMAAQYFEKAVSRDPGYAQAYAGLADADALLAAYIPRPPRENIEKARAAALKAIELDNRLAEAHTSLALIYQNYDWNWDAAEREYQRAIALDPNYATAHHWYAEFLSYMGRFDESAAEYARARQLDPFSLIIRTDYAVSLYYARKYDASVAEFLAVQAIDPEFPRAHIIADVYAQQERFDEAIADAQKQLEENALWGNARLARFYALAGQRQKAEQLLRHMEQLYGRDKTNPNLLIPGLIALGHDERAITLLERAYDQHYTTMTWLKVDPLYDPLRSNPRFQSLLKRVGLSQ is encoded by the coding sequence ATGGCGGAGCCTGCCGTTCCGGTGTCGAACCCGATTCAGTTCGGAGTCTATACGGTCGACGTACGCGCCGGCGAGATCAGCAAGCATGGCACCCGCATCCGGCTGCAGGACCGTCCATTCCGAATTCTCCTCATACTGCTGTCACAGCCCGGCCAACTCGTAACTCGCGATGAGTTACGCCAGCAACTATGGCCGGACGGAACATTCGTCGATTTCGACCGTGGCATCAGCAGCGCAATGAACAAGCTGCGCAGCGCCCTCGGGGATACAGCCGCAAACCCGAAATTCATCGAGACGGTTGGTCGCAGGGGCTACCGATTCACCTATCCGGTTACTCGACTCGACACAGAGCAACAACCGGCGCCGCCCTCCCAGGGTCCACCTGTGTCTCCACTCGCGGCGCCCTCGAAACGCAAGTGGTTGCGCGCAACCGTTGTATCCGTTCTCATCGTCGCTGCAATTGCTGCGGCTTACTTCGTTTCCGACCGAACCTCCGCGGCCCCAATCCGCTCAATTGCCGTACTTCCTCTGAAGAACCTGTCGAGTTCTGCTGATGAAGAATTCTTCTCCGAGGGGCTCTCGGACGAATTGAGCACAAAGCTCGCTTCCCTTCCCGGCCTGCGCGTTATCTCGCGCGATTCGGTGATGCAGTACAAAGGGAGCGAAAAATCGCTGCCCGAAATCGCGAAGGAGCTCCACGTAGACGGCTTGGTGCAGGGTTCCGTATTGCGCTTCGGGGACAAGGTGCGAATTACGGTGCAGCTTGTGCAGGCTTCCACGGGCCGCTATCTTTGGGCCGCCAGCTACGAACGCGAGCAGCGGGATGTCATCGAGTTGCAGAACGAAGTCACAAGACAGATCGCGGACAATGTCCGGCTCAATCTGAACCCGGCCGACCGCGAGCGGTTGACGACCGCCCAGACGGTCGATCCGCAGGCGCACGATGATTACCTGCGCGGCCTTGCATATTTAAAGAAGCGGACCACTCCGGATATGTCCATGGCCGCGCAGTACTTTGAAAAAGCAGTCAGCCGGGATCCCGGCTATGCTCAGGCATATGCCGGACTGGCCGATGCCGACGCCCTTCTCGCCGCATATATCCCGCGCCCGCCCAGGGAGAACATCGAAAAAGCGCGCGCCGCTGCCCTCAAGGCGATTGAACTCGACAATCGCCTCGCCGAGGCGCACACCTCCTTGGCTCTTATCTACCAGAATTACGACTGGAACTGGGATGCGGCAGAACGGGAGTATCAGCGCGCGATTGCATTAGATCCAAATTATGCGACCGCGCACCATTGGTATGCCGAATTTCTCAGTTACATGGGCAGGTTCGACGAATCCGCAGCCGAATACGCCCGGGCACGCCAGTTGGATCCCTTCTCGCTCATCATCCGCACCGATTACGCCGTAAGCCTCTACTATGCGAGAAAGTACGACGCTTCAGTCGCCGAGTTCCTCGCCGTGCAGGCAATCGATCCCGAATTCCCGCGGGCTCACATAATTGCTGATGTCTATGCTCAGCAAGAGCGATTCGATGAGGCGATCGCGGATGCGCAGAAGCAACTGGAGGAGAACGCTCTGTGGGGGAACGCAAGGCTGGCGAGATTCTATGCACTCGCGGGCCAAAGGCAGAAGGCTGAGCAGTTGTTGCGGCATATGGAACAGCTCTACGGACGCGACAAAACGAATCCCAATCTTCTCATTCCCGGCCTCATTGCCTTGGGACATGATGAACGAGCCATCACGCTGCTCGAAAGGGCCTACGACCAGCACTACACAACAATGACATGGCTTAAAGTCGATCCTCTCTACGATCCGCTTCGCAGCAACCCGCGCTTCCAGTCCCTCCTGAAACGCGTGGGGCTGTCCCAATAG
- a CDS encoding orotate phosphoribosyltransferase: MSNARNDLLTLLAQVSFKLGQFKLSSGGTSDYYIDCRTTTLHAEGAYLSGRVFLDEIRGRGWNPLAIGGLTMGADPIVCSVAILSGQEAHKNLHHAGMIHGFLVRKAEKQHGMAQRIEGFRQTGARVVIVDDVCTIGSSTVQAIEAAKEFGFDVVGVACLVEREEAHGRSSVEKAAGGAPFVSIFTAQDVREEHLRLKAAGKLKDEPMIMAVSVKCDYCDRIAVTIQGGYRCDVHRTEGHE, from the coding sequence ATGTCGAACGCCCGTAACGACCTTCTCACATTGCTTGCCCAGGTCTCTTTCAAGCTTGGACAGTTCAAGCTCTCCAGTGGCGGAACCAGCGATTACTACATCGACTGCCGCACAACCACGCTGCATGCCGAAGGCGCATATCTCTCCGGACGCGTGTTCCTCGATGAGATTCGCGGACGCGGATGGAATCCGCTGGCGATTGGCGGACTGACGATGGGAGCCGATCCGATCGTCTGCTCGGTGGCGATCCTCAGCGGACAGGAAGCGCATAAGAACCTCCATCACGCAGGGATGATTCATGGGTTCCTCGTGCGCAAGGCGGAGAAGCAGCACGGAATGGCGCAGCGCATCGAAGGCTTTCGACAGACCGGCGCGAGAGTGGTCATCGTAGACGACGTTTGCACGATCGGATCCTCGACAGTGCAGGCGATCGAGGCAGCGAAGGAGTTCGGGTTCGACGTCGTCGGTGTCGCGTGCCTGGTGGAGCGCGAGGAAGCCCACGGGCGCTCCTCGGTGGAGAAAGCCGCTGGAGGTGCGCCGTTCGTGTCGATCTTCACCGCCCAGGACGTTCGCGAAGAGCACCTGCGGCTAAAGGCTGCGGGCAAACTGAAGGACGAACCGATGATCATGGCCGTCTCGGTGAAGTGCGACTACTGCGACCGCATCGCCGTCACGATACAGGGCGGGTATCGCTGCGACGTGCATCGAACGGAAGGACACGAATAA
- a CDS encoding sulfite exporter TauE/SafE family protein, whose amino-acid sequence MVPFYVLFPVSLLAGFVGAMSGMGGGIILIPALTLLGVDIKHAIAISILSVIATSSGSASAYVRDHITNLKVGMFLEMFTIVGALAGAAITLRASPRPLYIAFGCVLLGSWLALLIAGHESWHEGPQDAISKWLELEGSYYDQAHGETIRYRARRAYLGAPLMFGAGMIAGLLGIGAGAVKVLIHDLVMGLPPKVSTTTSNLIIGVTALAGTSVYLAAGMINPGLVAPVVIGVVSGAFLGTRLLVRLSNKSIRYFFLVVLIVLAVEMIVRGIRGV is encoded by the coding sequence ATGGTCCCTTTCTACGTTTTGTTTCCCGTGTCGCTGCTGGCCGGTTTTGTAGGTGCGATGAGTGGCATGGGTGGCGGAATTATCTTGATTCCTGCCCTGACACTGCTGGGCGTTGACATTAAACACGCAATCGCGATCAGCATTCTTTCCGTTATTGCAACCTCCAGCGGTTCAGCCTCTGCCTACGTTCGCGATCACATTACGAATCTCAAAGTGGGCATGTTTCTCGAGATGTTCACAATCGTCGGTGCCCTGGCTGGTGCAGCTATTACTCTCCGGGCATCACCCCGCCCTCTGTACATCGCCTTTGGATGTGTGCTGCTGGGTTCCTGGCTTGCACTCTTGATTGCGGGGCATGAATCCTGGCATGAGGGACCGCAGGACGCTATCTCGAAGTGGCTGGAACTCGAAGGCAGTTACTACGACCAGGCGCACGGTGAAACGATTCGTTACCGGGCGCGGCGGGCTTACCTCGGGGCGCCGCTGATGTTCGGGGCAGGGATGATCGCGGGCCTGCTGGGAATAGGCGCCGGAGCCGTCAAGGTGCTGATCCACGACCTCGTAATGGGTCTCCCGCCGAAAGTTTCCACCACGACGAGCAATTTGATCATCGGCGTTACTGCGCTCGCCGGAACCAGCGTGTATCTGGCCGCGGGCATGATCAATCCCGGATTGGTCGCGCCTGTCGTTATTGGAGTTGTCTCGGGAGCATTTCTCGGCACCAGGCTTCTGGTGCGATTGTCCAACAAATCCATCCGCTACTTCTTTCTGGTTGTTCTTATCGTACTTGCGGTCGAGATGATTGTCCGCGGTATTCGGGGGGTCTAG
- a CDS encoding S9 family peptidase translates to MNRALRVVLSLSSLIVSLTLSFTQTLAQNVAVTPNENLVVDGIPAIPMEIAEKSSRYTEFRTAAVLGWHPAKREMLITTRFGDVPQVHQVVTPGGARTQVTFFPDRVLEASYQPHKGNYFLFRKDIGGGEWFQYYRFDNSTGDVTLLTDGKSRNLGATWSNKGDRIAYASTRRNGTDLDFYVMNPADKSSDKLLVENQGGGWNIADWSPDDRTLLVEEYISVNESYLWVEDVASGKKTLITPKGGDKIAYNAVGFSADGKGIYVTSDRDNEFQRLAYIDLATKAPKYLTSTPWDVDSAKLSWNRKLIAYSLNENGLSTLHVADVATGKEMTLPKIPLGTIGGISWSENNHEFAFDITSAKSPSDVYSIDLTSGKLDRWTTSETGGLNANNNVEPQLVKWKSFDGREISGWLYAPSASKFPGKRPIIVNIHGGPEGQFRPGFLGRYNYLLNELGVAMVFPNVRGSTGYGKSFVAMDNGFKREDTYKDIEALLHWLKEQPGVDGSRIMVTGGSYGGHMTLATATRYNDLIACSLDVVGISNLRTFLEHTEGYRRDLRRVEYGDERDPKMRKFLEQIAPMNHVKNITKPMFVVAGANDPRVPKSEADQIVAALKAQNTPVWYLVGKNEGHGFSKKQNADFQFYATVMFVEKYLLGK, encoded by the coding sequence ATGAATCGAGCCCTTCGGGTTGTGCTGTCGCTCTCTTCTTTGATAGTTAGTCTTACTCTATCCTTCACACAAACGTTGGCGCAGAACGTCGCGGTTACGCCGAATGAGAATCTAGTGGTTGATGGCATTCCGGCGATTCCGATGGAGATCGCCGAGAAGTCGAGTCGATACACGGAATTTCGAACTGCGGCGGTGTTGGGCTGGCATCCGGCGAAACGCGAAATGCTGATCACAACGCGCTTTGGCGATGTGCCGCAGGTCCATCAGGTAGTGACTCCCGGTGGTGCGCGCACACAGGTCACTTTCTTTCCGGATCGCGTCCTGGAGGCATCGTATCAACCGCACAAGGGGAACTATTTCCTGTTCCGCAAGGATATCGGCGGTGGTGAGTGGTTCCAGTACTACCGGTTCGATAACAGCACCGGCGACGTCACGTTGCTGACGGACGGAAAGTCGCGCAACCTGGGCGCAACCTGGTCGAATAAGGGTGACAGGATTGCTTATGCTTCGACGCGTCGCAACGGCACCGATCTCGACTTCTACGTAATGAATCCAGCTGATAAATCGAGCGACAAGTTGCTGGTCGAGAACCAGGGTGGTGGCTGGAATATTGCCGACTGGTCTCCGGATGACAGGACACTGCTTGTCGAAGAGTACATCTCGGTGAATGAAAGCTACCTCTGGGTGGAGGACGTCGCGAGTGGGAAGAAGACCCTGATCACGCCTAAGGGTGGCGACAAAATCGCATACAACGCCGTGGGATTCAGCGCCGACGGCAAAGGAATTTACGTCACGAGCGACCGCGATAACGAATTCCAGCGACTGGCTTACATCGACCTTGCGACGAAGGCGCCGAAGTACCTGACCAGTACGCCCTGGGACGTGGATTCGGCAAAGCTATCGTGGAATCGCAAACTGATTGCGTATTCACTGAATGAGAACGGGCTTTCGACGTTGCACGTGGCCGATGTAGCCACAGGCAAAGAGATGACGCTGCCAAAGATTCCACTGGGCACAATCGGCGGAATCTCATGGAGCGAGAACAATCACGAATTTGCGTTCGATATCACCTCGGCGAAATCGCCGTCCGACGTCTACTCGATCGACCTGACGAGCGGAAAACTCGACCGCTGGACAACGAGCGAAACCGGCGGTCTGAACGCGAACAACAACGTCGAGCCGCAACTGGTGAAATGGAAATCGTTTGATGGGCGCGAGATTTCTGGCTGGCTGTATGCACCGTCTGCGAGCAAGTTTCCCGGAAAGCGGCCGATCATTGTGAACATTCATGGCGGACCTGAGGGGCAATTCCGTCCGGGATTTCTCGGGCGCTACAACTACCTACTCAACGAACTTGGGGTCGCCATGGTTTTCCCGAACGTGCGCGGATCGACGGGATACGGAAAATCCTTCGTGGCGATGGACAATGGCTTCAAGCGTGAGGATACGTACAAAGACATTGAAGCCCTCCTGCACTGGTTGAAAGAACAGCCGGGAGTTGACGGCAGTCGCATTATGGTGACGGGCGGAAGCTACGGCGGGCACATGACGCTGGCTACGGCAACTCGTTACAACGACCTGATTGCGTGCTCGCTCGATGTAGTCGGGATTTCGAACTTGCGGACCTTCCTCGAGCACACTGAAGGTTATCGACGGGACCTTCGGCGCGTGGAATACGGCGACGAACGCGACCCGAAGATGAGGAAATTCCTCGAACAGATTGCGCCGATGAATCACGTGAAGAACATAACCAAACCGATGTTCGTGGTCGCCGGAGCAAACGATCCGCGTGTGCCGAAGAGCGAAGCGGACCAGATCGTCGCGGCGCTGAAGGCGCAGAACACCCCGGTGTGGTACCTCGTCGGGAAGAATGAGGGCCACGGGTTTTCGAAGAAGCAGAATGCGGACTTTCAGTTCTATGCGACGGTAATGTTTGTGGAGAAGTATTTGTTGGGGAAATAG
- a CDS encoding VOC family protein: MEVGKLGLVMIVVRNMERSVAFYRDVVGLKLLFKQDNWSQFEAGDIIIGLHPEGEEVKVSPTTGMSIGIYVDDIVRAASELKRRGGRLQIEPRTEPFGRWALLQDPDGYNIQIIEMARGLRAQHKLE; this comes from the coding sequence ATGGAAGTTGGCAAGCTTGGACTGGTGATGATCGTGGTTCGGAACATGGAACGTAGCGTCGCGTTCTATCGCGATGTTGTAGGACTAAAGCTGCTGTTCAAGCAGGACAACTGGAGCCAGTTCGAGGCAGGAGATATCATCATCGGCCTGCATCCGGAAGGCGAGGAAGTAAAGGTCAGCCCGACAACGGGAATGTCGATTGGCATCTATGTCGACGACATCGTGCGCGCGGCCAGCGAGTTGAAGCGTCGTGGCGGAAGACTGCAGATTGAGCCACGAACCGAACCGTTTGGGCGCTGGGCGCTGCTGCAGGATCCCGATGGGTACAACATCCAGATCATCGAGATGGCGAGAGGACTGCGAGCGCAGCATAAGCTGGAGTAA
- a CDS encoding MerR family transcriptional regulator, with the protein MMTVTKLARLCGLSRTTVLYYESEGLLSPSIRTDANYRVYGEREVETLRQIRLYRGVGMSVRDIRSILSGPKNDVASALKRRLADIDKEIRILRGHQQAILKLLQIKSLRKSTKKMTKDKWVAVMKAAGFSEADMHRWHKEFERSAPTDHQEFLEFLHIPEKEIASIREWSRKS; encoded by the coding sequence ATGATGACCGTCACCAAACTCGCGCGTCTCTGCGGACTCAGCCGCACCACGGTTCTGTACTACGAATCCGAAGGCCTGCTCTCGCCTTCCATTCGCACCGACGCCAATTACCGCGTCTACGGCGAAAGGGAAGTCGAGACTCTTCGACAGATTCGTCTTTACCGGGGCGTCGGCATGAGCGTCCGCGACATCCGTTCCATCCTCTCCGGCCCGAAGAACGATGTAGCTTCGGCGCTCAAGCGGCGGCTGGCGGACATCGATAAAGAGATCCGAATCTTGCGCGGGCATCAGCAGGCAATTCTGAAATTGCTTCAGATCAAATCTCTACGAAAGAGCACCAAGAAAATGACGAAAGATAAATGGGTCGCAGTCATGAAAGCCGCCGGCTTTTCCGAAGCCGACATGCACCGCTGGCATAAGGAGTTCGAGCGCTCCGCCCCAACCGACCACCAAGAATTCCTGGAATTCCTCCACATCCCCGAAAAAGAAATCGCCTCCATCCGCGAATGGAGCCGCAAGTCATAA